A section of the Candidatus Zixiibacteriota bacterium genome encodes:
- a CDS encoding DUF3098 domain-containing protein, producing the protein MATKDKKTNDPTQKDVRWPFGTRNYIVFAIALAVIILGYITLGQGSITLSPLLLVIGYCVLIPIALIIKDPSLKDEMGEEESQSQA; encoded by the coding sequence ATGGCTACAAAAGATAAAAAGACAAACGATCCGACTCAAAAAGATGTGAGATGGCCTTTTGGTACCAGGAACTATATCGTTTTTGCGATTGCTCTGGCGGTGATTATCCTGGGCTATATCACTCTCGGGCAGGGTTCAATAACTCTGTCTCCGTTGTTGCTTGTGATTGGCTATTGTGTTCTGATTCCCATTGCCCTGATCATTAAGGATCCATCGCTTAAAGATGAGATGGGTGAAGAAGAATCTCAGTCACAAGCCTAA
- a CDS encoding O-antigen ligase family protein, whose product MKETFIRYLPGFIFLFYVLYSVSSSFSIAMAQITLGFSLAGFLLLLATKPSNPFAGSLGLFYLFISGYIGWLLISAFVGPTPIASAIAIKEEWLFLAIPIGVYVCATDRYRRILVTAFAVGVLIFAAYGVFQHITGVDLFRAKPLIPAPDYGYLARGTFPHMLTYGNYYAVASVFLLVLGLAGEQEFGRNRRLLFAAGGVLAGAAVLLSYSRGSILALIIGLLFGCVIRGRKYWPYAVGLVVVAVGTVVFTPGLADRLERNIERELTTEDEMGRPFIWKNSLRLVAENPVFGVGLNNFQAAYATGLPVDVEPKKKHVHAHCDLINIAANAGIPALLFYMGFWFIILSKLWMGRRGPPGGNPLRCYMSAALTASVVFLVASVPEAAFADEEVREMLMLVWAVGLGAWYNQKVPVGS is encoded by the coding sequence ATGAAGGAGACCTTCATAAGGTACTTGCCCGGTTTCATTTTCCTGTTCTACGTTCTGTATTCCGTTAGCTCGTCATTCTCCATCGCGATGGCCCAGATCACGCTGGGGTTTTCACTGGCTGGTTTTCTCTTGCTTCTGGCAACGAAGCCTTCAAATCCTTTTGCTGGTTCACTTGGCCTTTTCTATCTGTTCATCTCTGGATACATAGGGTGGTTACTTATTTCTGCTTTCGTGGGGCCGACCCCGATTGCGTCAGCTATCGCCATTAAGGAGGAATGGCTGTTTCTGGCTATCCCGATTGGTGTATACGTCTGCGCGACAGATCGTTATCGCCGTATTCTGGTCACAGCGTTTGCGGTCGGAGTACTGATCTTCGCCGCGTATGGCGTATTCCAACACATTACCGGGGTGGATTTGTTTCGCGCCAAACCGCTGATTCCCGCACCGGATTACGGCTATCTGGCACGGGGGACTTTCCCGCATATGTTAACCTACGGCAACTATTATGCTGTTGCCTCGGTGTTTCTTCTGGTTCTGGGTTTGGCCGGTGAGCAGGAATTCGGTCGCAATCGGCGGCTGTTGTTTGCCGCCGGAGGTGTACTGGCGGGAGCTGCGGTTTTGCTCAGTTACAGCCGTGGATCAATCCTGGCGCTAATTATAGGATTGCTGTTTGGGTGTGTTATCCGAGGGCGAAAATATTGGCCGTATGCTGTTGGTCTTGTGGTTGTCGCAGTGGGGACGGTAGTTTTCACACCAGGTCTGGCTGACAGGTTGGAAAGGAACATCGAACGCGAACTAACCACCGAGGATGAAATGGGACGTCCCTTCATCTGGAAGAATTCCCTTCGGTTGGTAGCCGAGAATCCGGTATTTGGGGTTGGACTTAATAATTTCCAAGCGGCCTACGCCACGGGTCTGCCAGTTGACGTAGAACCGAAGAAGAAACATGTCCACGCTCACTGTGACCTGATCAATATCGCCGCCAACGCGGGTATCCCGGCTCTGTTGTTCTATATGGGATTCTGGTTCATTATTCTCTCCAAGCTCTGGATGGGTCGACGCGGACCACCGGGAGGCAATCCTCTGCGGTGCTACATGTCCGCAGCGTTGACAGCCTCAGTTGTCTTTTTGGTGGCATCGGTGCCTGAGGCCGCCTTTGCTGACGAAGAAGTACGTGAGATGTTGATGTTGGTTTGGGCGGTAGGGCTTGGAGCGTGGTATAATCAGAAAGTTCCGGTAGGTTCGTGA
- a CDS encoding SIS domain-containing protein, whose product MNKDEKLLYLKRLGDETAILRKSVLETLGQEILDMAALMSGVLGAGGKIMIAGNGGSAADASHFAGEMIVRLSSVRARQSLPALALCVDPSVMTAAANDFGYDSIFSRQIEGLGHKGDLLLVISTSGNSPNLIKAVHTAREGNILTAGLLGGKGGKLASIVDRALIIPHPSTQRIQEEHIFIIHLLVEFMESDLFG is encoded by the coding sequence ATGAACAAGGATGAGAAACTCCTGTATTTGAAGAGGCTTGGCGACGAGACTGCCATTCTGCGCAAATCTGTTCTGGAAACGCTGGGACAGGAAATCCTCGATATGGCGGCATTGATGTCCGGTGTTCTTGGTGCCGGTGGGAAGATCATGATCGCGGGTAATGGTGGTTCCGCCGCCGATGCGTCGCACTTCGCCGGTGAGATGATTGTCCGGCTTTCGTCGGTCCGGGCTCGCCAGTCGCTTCCGGCATTAGCGTTGTGTGTTGATCCGTCGGTCATGACAGCCGCCGCCAATGATTTTGGATATGACAGCATTTTCTCACGCCAGATCGAAGGACTGGGGCACAAGGGTGATCTGTTGCTGGTAATCTCAACCTCAGGTAATTCTCCCAATCTTATCAAGGCCGTGCATACCGCCCGGGAAGGGAATATTCTCACGGCCGGCCTTCTGGGCGGCAAGGGTGGCAAACTGGCGAGCATAGTTGATCGGGCACTCATAATTCCGCATCCTTCGACGCAACGCATTCAGGAAGAACATATTTTCATCATCCATCTCCTGGTTGAGTTTATGGAAAGTGATCTTTTCGGATGA
- the alaS gene encoding alanine--tRNA ligase has translation MEFFRKNNHRLVPSSPVIPFEDPTLLFINAGMNQFKDVFTGQRKVPYSRAVSSQKCIRAGGKHNDLDNVGFTARHHTFFEMLGNFSFGDYFKEEAIAFAWEWITKDLGLPIDRLYVSVYKTDDDAFDLWGKIAPELKNGRILRFGKKDNYWTMGPTGPNGPCSEIHFDRGERFGTGPEDVVNGEGERFVEIWNLVFMQFETHADGTTVALPKPSVDTGAGLERIAAIMQNVDTNYGIDLFKELIKAVSDVTGARYEDNVTSHQVVADHLRALTFAIADGAGISNEGQGYVLRRILRRAARHGRLLGVEQPFIYRLVPALVSEMGDAFPEIKEKQSNVENVIRAEEESFGRTLANGLELFGRVASKMKKTGSTVVDGEEVFKLYDTYGFPYDLTEIMATEQGFTLNQAGFEKAMSRQKEQSKAGASLAGFVDFVRVLQVKSQWSRLDYDKLNKPVEAVVRESSLDPEPGRQYLVVTYTPLYVESGGQIGDTGRVYSEDGKFSFDVERSVQSGDGIAILGTVKSGTIERGDKVLVQVDADRRWAIMRNHTATHLTQAALRQVLGDHIKQSGSYVGPDRLRFDFSHHQPMTPEEITQVEQIVNQNILLGTFVATEEMDVEAARASGATALFGEKYDDTVRVVSIGDFSKELCGGTHVEHVSQIGPFLITLETGIASGVRRLEAITGTEAIKYMLEAKSFQQEAARLVGRPEIEALDGVRQLGENNLRQQKEIKKLKAEMFSGGGQTAGEKETVGSIVWITHDFGPTDRDIMAGWIDKQKDRSDAAVAVALGEVSGKRTYMAAASSSAAKEHGVHVGKMSKEILPQYDGRGGGKPNFAQGTVALGTVADDLFESMKKFLRRL, from the coding sequence TTGGAATTTTTCAGGAAGAACAATCACCGTTTGGTGCCTTCATCGCCGGTCATCCCCTTTGAAGATCCTACGCTGCTGTTTATCAATGCCGGGATGAATCAATTCAAAGACGTTTTCACCGGTCAACGCAAGGTGCCGTATTCGCGAGCTGTCAGTTCGCAAAAATGCATTCGCGCCGGGGGTAAACACAACGATCTGGACAATGTCGGCTTCACTGCGCGCCATCATACATTCTTTGAGATGTTGGGTAATTTCTCCTTTGGTGATTACTTCAAAGAAGAAGCGATTGCCTTTGCCTGGGAGTGGATCACTAAGGATTTGGGGCTCCCAATTGACAGGTTATATGTTTCAGTTTACAAAACTGATGACGATGCTTTTGACCTGTGGGGAAAGATCGCCCCGGAACTTAAGAATGGCCGCATCCTTCGTTTCGGCAAGAAAGACAATTACTGGACGATGGGACCGACCGGTCCCAACGGCCCATGTAGCGAAATCCACTTTGATCGCGGTGAGCGATTTGGTACCGGGCCGGAGGATGTTGTCAACGGTGAGGGTGAACGGTTTGTCGAGATATGGAATCTCGTTTTTATGCAGTTCGAGACACACGCCGACGGCACCACGGTAGCTCTGCCCAAACCTTCGGTAGATACCGGGGCTGGATTGGAGCGGATCGCGGCAATCATGCAGAACGTTGACACCAACTACGGCATTGATCTTTTCAAGGAGCTTATCAAGGCTGTATCAGACGTTACCGGTGCCAGGTACGAAGATAACGTTACGTCGCATCAGGTCGTTGCCGATCATCTGCGAGCATTGACGTTTGCCATAGCCGACGGGGCCGGGATCTCCAACGAAGGACAGGGATATGTCCTGCGCCGTATTCTCAGGCGTGCCGCCAGACATGGGCGACTTCTTGGGGTGGAGCAACCGTTTATCTATCGGCTGGTGCCGGCACTGGTGAGCGAGATGGGGGACGCTTTCCCGGAGATCAAAGAGAAACAGTCTAATGTGGAGAATGTCATTCGCGCCGAAGAAGAATCATTTGGTCGTACCCTTGCCAACGGGTTGGAGTTGTTTGGTCGGGTAGCATCAAAGATGAAGAAGACAGGCAGTACGGTAGTCGACGGCGAGGAAGTATTCAAGCTATATGATACGTATGGATTCCCCTATGACTTGACCGAGATCATGGCCACCGAACAGGGTTTTACTCTCAATCAAGCTGGCTTTGAGAAAGCAATGAGTCGCCAGAAAGAGCAATCAAAGGCGGGAGCATCGCTTGCGGGGTTTGTTGATTTCGTGAGGGTGCTGCAAGTAAAATCTCAGTGGTCTCGACTTGACTACGATAAATTGAACAAACCGGTTGAAGCGGTTGTGAGAGAAAGCTCTTTGGACCCTGAGCCGGGTCGACAGTATTTGGTCGTTACGTACACACCTCTATATGTAGAGTCGGGTGGACAAATTGGTGACACGGGACGGGTTTACTCTGAAGATGGCAAGTTTAGTTTCGACGTCGAGCGCTCCGTTCAGAGCGGAGATGGGATAGCCATACTCGGAACAGTCAAGTCCGGGACTATTGAAAGGGGAGACAAGGTTTTGGTCCAGGTCGACGCGGACCGTCGCTGGGCGATTATGCGTAACCATACCGCCACCCATTTAACCCAGGCGGCATTACGGCAAGTTCTCGGCGATCATATCAAGCAATCAGGTTCCTATGTCGGCCCGGATCGACTGCGGTTTGACTTTTCGCATCATCAACCAATGACACCTGAAGAGATCACGCAGGTTGAACAGATCGTCAATCAGAACATTCTTCTTGGTACTTTTGTCGCCACGGAAGAAATGGATGTCGAGGCCGCCCGTGCATCGGGTGCGACGGCGTTATTTGGCGAGAAGTACGACGACACCGTGCGTGTTGTCTCGATTGGTGATTTCTCCAAAGAGCTGTGCGGCGGAACACACGTCGAACACGTTTCGCAGATCGGACCGTTTCTTATCACGTTGGAGACTGGCATTGCCTCGGGTGTACGTCGTCTGGAAGCAATAACAGGAACGGAAGCAATCAAGTATATGCTGGAGGCGAAGTCGTTCCAGCAGGAGGCGGCCCGATTGGTTGGTCGTCCTGAGATAGAAGCCCTCGACGGAGTTCGACAGCTTGGCGAGAACAATCTTCGTCAGCAGAAAGAGATCAAGAAGCTCAAGGCCGAGATGTTCTCCGGCGGTGGACAGACAGCCGGTGAGAAGGAGACAGTCGGTTCGATAGTGTGGATTACGCACGATTTCGGCCCGACGGATCGCGATATTATGGCCGGCTGGATCGATAAGCAAAAGGATCGTTCCGATGCAGCGGTGGCCGTTGCTTTGGGAGAAGTAAGCGGTAAACGAACTTATATGGCTGCGGCAAGCAGCAGTGCTGCCAAAGAGCACGGTGTTCATGTCGGGAAAATGTCAAAAGAGATTCTTCCTCAATACGACGGGCGTGGTGGCGGTAAACCGAATTTTGCTCAGGGGACTGTCGCACTGGGTACTGTTGCCGATGATTTGTTTGAATCAATGAAGAAGTTCCTGAGGAGATTGTGA
- a CDS encoding recombination regulator RecX, translating into MAETDQIILNQIIHKGGKVLVSLSSLDESLRISEEALYRHRLVEGTVLTPAQVEQLITEAKHWQCRQEAMRLLALRQHATRELLFKLGRKDFDRELVGEVVAEMTRQGLLDDAQHAYNLGMALLRRRPCGRPYLVAHLQKKYIDRSIAEDAAEACLSGTEESDLAGDALRQRSREYEKFELEVARRKAYNYLARRGFSYGAVKTAIDELIDRETR; encoded by the coding sequence TTGGCTGAGACGGATCAAATCATACTGAATCAAATCATCCACAAGGGCGGGAAGGTTCTGGTGAGTCTTTCCAGTCTGGATGAGTCGCTCAGAATTAGTGAAGAGGCTCTCTATCGACATCGTCTGGTAGAGGGGACGGTTCTAACGCCTGCGCAGGTCGAGCAACTGATCACCGAGGCAAAACACTGGCAATGTCGGCAGGAAGCAATGCGTCTTCTGGCCTTGCGACAACATGCCACTCGTGAATTGTTGTTCAAGCTGGGACGGAAGGATTTTGATCGTGAGTTGGTCGGGGAGGTTGTAGCCGAGATGACCCGGCAGGGACTGCTCGATGATGCGCAACACGCGTACAATCTGGGGATGGCCCTGTTGCGGCGGCGACCGTGCGGTCGACCATACCTCGTGGCACATCTTCAGAAGAAATATATTGATCGTTCCATTGCCGAAGATGCTGCCGAGGCTTGTTTGAGTGGAACCGAAGAATCCGACCTGGCTGGCGACGCCCTTCGGCAACGTAGCAGAGAATATGAGAAGTTTGAACTTGAAGTGGCCCGACGCAAGGCCTATAATTATCTGGCACGTCGGGGCTTTAGTTACGGGGCCGTCAAAACGGCCATTGACGAACTCATTGATCGTGAAACAAGGTAG
- a CDS encoding DUF4388 domain-containing protein codes for MDLDLQGSIERFTLPEILQLIASGRKSGTLGIQKDDSIVMVYFKEGEIFYGYGPRQTFHLGQLLKDRGALKADQLDEAIKLQAKGENSKRLGEILISQQFIDRADLESVVKKQVEELLYSLLSWQDGSFKFYEGQFPTEEEIQVKLSVENVILEGLRRLDEANMIKETLPNLDDVYTISAAQAGRSRTVSMRAAEWNIMALVDGHRSLTQICKLSPVEQDETLKMLAQLSLAGIITKTDRSPAETSVNLEKMTNRLANLFESYLTEKTANRMVGRRITKTTVERVD; via the coding sequence ATGGATCTTGATCTTCAAGGAAGCATAGAGCGCTTCACGTTGCCGGAGATCTTGCAGTTGATAGCCTCTGGTCGCAAGTCGGGAACTCTTGGTATTCAGAAGGACGACTCGATCGTGATGGTCTACTTCAAGGAAGGCGAAATTTTCTACGGTTATGGCCCGCGACAGACTTTCCACCTGGGACAATTGCTTAAGGATCGGGGAGCACTCAAGGCCGACCAGCTCGATGAAGCAATCAAGCTGCAAGCAAAGGGTGAGAACTCCAAACGTCTTGGTGAAATACTGATCTCGCAACAGTTTATTGATCGAGCCGACCTGGAGTCAGTGGTCAAAAAGCAGGTTGAGGAGTTGTTGTATTCGTTGCTGTCGTGGCAGGACGGGTCATTTAAGTTCTATGAGGGGCAGTTCCCCACTGAAGAGGAAATCCAGGTCAAGCTTTCGGTAGAGAATGTCATTCTCGAGGGTTTGCGACGTCTGGATGAGGCAAACATGATCAAAGAAACCCTGCCCAACCTTGACGACGTGTATACTATCTCAGCCGCCCAGGCAGGACGTTCACGAACGGTAAGCATGCGTGCGGCAGAGTGGAATATAATGGCGTTGGTCGATGGGCATCGATCCCTGACACAAATCTGCAAACTATCTCCGGTCGAGCAGGATGAGACTCTCAAGATGCTGGCTCAATTGAGCCTGGCCGGAATCATCACCAAGACAGATCGATCTCCAGCGGAGACATCTGTGAATTTGGAGAAAATGACCAACCGGCTGGCCAATCTGTTCGAGAGCTACCTGACGGAAAAAACTGCCAATCGAATGGTGGGCAGAAGAATCACGAAAACGACTGTGGAGCGTGTTGATTGA
- a CDS encoding tetratricopeptide repeat protein encodes MLKTIDRRLALDCGLVLIVLAGYVVAALFPVGRVWGFNMWGFIGHVVPISISALALIASITTYLVFGRSTTVELNANDTTTSQRSFIWFHICLVIGGICAFWFLREQTHFIGDGYQILSHLINEDPFLKNTELGEAWLHACFKSLLGTTRQAALLSYQVVSVVAGGLFLVGVPLFACHLFQGTVNRILFSLGLASGGFVFLFFGHVENYSLLVLSVTVFTLTGVLAGRGLCHPRWALITALITVVFHVIGIALVPAALYLLLRKTWLADWWSRLHIKWQVISVLIVLKIMILTFIYLYLNNYYFRYAFVPIIPIEVTAAGYTLFSKAHIIDYFNLLVFLLPGLPLVVGVSFFLPVRKIIREPQFRFLAILTATCLFVVFVLEPRLGMPRDRDLFAFAGVPLVVVGYLLLLDNRILIRGSKWTAMLCIILSLVGLSAHVMVYRSPGLAIKHLMNYVELDLAKNRATSQVLVDYYRRTGDIIGEYAELRRHKQNYPETQLGSQAVGLVDQKRYGEALRLNEKAIAINPTYWPAYSNMGQCLIEMQRYDTALQILQIADGLNPHNPTIIHNLGYAWLWMGERDKAETAFLRATDLDSQMVEPLSYLVRLYQEDGRQAECQAVLEKMVLLPDIPSEILKDLIDIFLARQSYENAATILQQIANLREDSAYVAEILTSHPQLSEYFQIR; translated from the coding sequence ATGCTGAAAACTATTGATCGTCGTTTAGCGCTCGACTGCGGGCTGGTACTCATAGTACTAGCCGGTTATGTAGTGGCCGCACTGTTTCCTGTCGGACGCGTTTGGGGTTTCAATATGTGGGGTTTTATCGGGCACGTAGTCCCCATTTCCATCTCTGCGCTGGCGCTGATCGCGAGCATCACAACTTATCTGGTGTTTGGCAGAAGTACTACTGTTGAACTCAATGCCAATGATACTACAACAAGCCAACGGTCCTTCATCTGGTTCCACATTTGTCTCGTCATCGGAGGTATCTGCGCCTTCTGGTTCCTTCGCGAACAAACCCACTTCATCGGCGACGGCTACCAGATTCTCTCCCATCTCATCAATGAAGACCCCTTCCTGAAAAACACCGAGCTGGGAGAAGCCTGGCTTCATGCCTGCTTCAAATCCCTGTTGGGAACAACGAGACAAGCTGCATTACTGAGCTACCAGGTTGTGTCCGTAGTGGCTGGCGGACTGTTCTTGGTCGGTGTGCCGCTTTTTGCATGCCACCTGTTTCAAGGTACCGTCAATAGGATCTTGTTTTCGCTGGGGTTGGCTAGCGGCGGCTTTGTCTTTCTGTTCTTTGGTCATGTTGAGAATTACAGCCTCCTGGTCCTGAGTGTGACCGTATTCACTCTCACTGGTGTTCTTGCTGGACGCGGACTCTGTCATCCTCGATGGGCTCTCATCACTGCCTTAATAACAGTCGTTTTCCACGTGATTGGTATTGCTCTAGTGCCAGCCGCTCTTTACCTGCTCCTACGAAAAACATGGTTGGCGGACTGGTGGTCTCGCCTTCACATCAAATGGCAAGTCATATCAGTTCTCATAGTCCTGAAAATCATGATCCTGACTTTCATCTACCTGTATTTGAACAACTACTACTTTCGCTACGCATTCGTGCCCATCATTCCGATTGAGGTAACAGCAGCCGGCTACACATTGTTCTCCAAGGCCCACATCATTGATTATTTCAACCTGCTGGTTTTTCTTCTGCCGGGCTTACCACTGGTGGTCGGTGTGAGCTTCTTTCTTCCGGTGCGGAAGATTATTCGCGAACCCCAGTTTCGATTTCTGGCTATCCTGACCGCTACGTGCCTGTTTGTAGTTTTTGTGCTTGAACCACGGTTGGGCATGCCACGTGATCGTGATCTGTTCGCATTTGCAGGTGTACCCTTGGTGGTTGTGGGCTACCTGCTACTGCTTGACAATAGAATTCTGATTCGCGGTAGTAAATGGACAGCCATGCTGTGTATCATCTTGAGTCTGGTGGGGCTGTCGGCTCACGTTATGGTTTATCGCTCCCCCGGGCTGGCCATCAAGCACCTGATGAATTATGTTGAACTTGACTTGGCCAAGAATAGGGCCACTAGCCAGGTGCTCGTCGATTACTATCGGCGCACCGGAGACATCATCGGTGAATATGCTGAACTGAGGAGACATAAACAGAACTACCCGGAGACACAACTTGGAAGTCAGGCTGTTGGATTGGTGGACCAAAAGCGATATGGGGAAGCCCTCCGTCTCAATGAAAAAGCGATCGCAATCAACCCGACTTACTGGCCAGCCTATTCCAATATGGGCCAGTGTCTAATCGAGATGCAGAGATACGATACCGCACTTCAGATTCTTCAGATAGCCGACGGACTCAATCCACACAATCCAACGATTATTCATAATCTCGGATATGCATGGTTGTGGATGGGGGAACGCGACAAAGCCGAAACGGCCTTCCTGCGAGCCACAGACCTGGATTCTCAGATGGTAGAACCGTTATCCTACCTTGTTCGCCTCTATCAGGAAGATGGCCGACAAGCGGAATGCCAGGCCGTGTTGGAAAAAATGGTTCTGTTGCCGGACATTCCGTCGGAGATTCTCAAGGATCTGATCGACATATTCCTGGCCCGGCAATCCTATGAAAATGCGGCGACTATTCTGCAACAGATCGCCAACCTGAGGGAAGACTCCGCCTACGTGGCGGAAATATTGACGTCGCACCCTCAACTTTCAGAATACTTCCAGATACGCTGA
- a CDS encoding GYD domain-containing protein, translated as MKTFFLFTKLGPDASAQMRDRAKVGRNWLEQVREKCPEVKFIGHYGLLGTYDFVDIYEAPDEEVAAKVSMISMANGAVHAESHIAIPYKRLVELAGEI; from the coding sequence ATGAAAACATTCTTCCTGTTTACGAAACTCGGGCCCGACGCCAGTGCGCAAATGAGAGATCGGGCCAAGGTTGGCCGCAACTGGCTGGAGCAGGTGCGGGAGAAGTGCCCCGAGGTTAAGTTCATCGGCCACTATGGACTGCTGGGCACGTACGACTTTGTTGATATCTACGAAGCGCCTGATGAAGAAGTCGCCGCCAAGGTATCTATGATCAGCATGGCCAACGGGGCCGTTCACGCCGAGAGCCATATCGCTATTCCCTACAAACGGCTGGTCGAACTCGCCGGAGAGATCTGA
- the gap gene encoding type I glyceraldehyde-3-phosphate dehydrogenase codes for MKVGINGFGRIGRLVFKAARGTDIEFVGINDITSAETLAHLLKYDSVHGRYPEDVKADGSNLVVGGKVIPISAERDPAQLPWKKLGADIVLECTGLFRTKETAGKHIEAGAKKVLISAPAKGHDGTFIPGINCAKYDKAKHHIISIGSCTTNCLAPVCKVLLETFGIEHGFMTTIHSYTGDQRLLDAPHKDLRRARSAALSMIPTTTGAAKAIALILPELEGKMDGCAIRVPTPNGSMVDLAVMLKKEATAEQINAAIKKAAATPGLARALEYCEDPVVSIDIVGNPHGSIFDSKMTMAEGKFAKVFSWYDNEWGFSSRMVDMMRIML; via the coding sequence ATGAAAGTCGGAATTAACGGATTTGGTAGGATCGGGCGACTCGTTTTCAAGGCAGCCCGCGGTACGGATATCGAGTTTGTCGGTATCAATGATATTACTAGCGCCGAGACACTGGCGCATCTCCTGAAGTATGACTCGGTCCACGGACGCTATCCGGAAGACGTCAAAGCTGACGGTTCCAATCTGGTTGTCGGCGGCAAGGTCATTCCGATAAGCGCCGAGAGAGACCCCGCCCAGTTGCCGTGGAAAAAACTCGGTGCGGATATTGTCCTCGAATGTACCGGTCTATTCCGAACCAAAGAAACAGCCGGTAAGCACATTGAAGCTGGTGCCAAAAAGGTCCTGATCTCAGCACCAGCCAAAGGACATGACGGGACGTTCATTCCGGGCATCAATTGCGCTAAGTATGACAAAGCCAAACATCATATCATCTCCATTGGCTCCTGCACCACCAATTGTCTGGCTCCCGTGTGCAAGGTTCTCCTCGAGACGTTTGGAATTGAGCACGGCTTTATGACCACAATTCATTCCTACACCGGTGACCAGCGCCTTCTTGATGCTCCCCACAAGGATCTGCGGCGGGCGCGTTCTGCGGCGCTATCAATGATTCCGACGACAACCGGAGCGGCCAAGGCGATTGCGCTCATTCTTCCGGAACTTGAGGGCAAGATGGACGGTTGTGCTATCAGGGTGCCTACCCCGAACGGATCGATGGTTGATTTGGCCGTTATGTTGAAGAAGGAAGCTACTGCCGAGCAAATCAACGCGGCTATCAAGAAAGCAGCCGCCACGCCAGGGTTGGCACGGGCGTTGGAATACTGCGAGGACCCGGTGGTATCCATCGACATCGTCGGCAACCCGCACGGTTCGATATTTGACAGTAAGATGACTATGGCCGAAGGGAAGTTCGCAAAGGTTTTCAGTTGGTATGACAATGAATGGGGCTTCTCCAGCCGTATGGTTGATATGATGAGGATCATGCTTTAG
- a CDS encoding phosphoglycerate kinase, which produces MNKVTVADINFRSRRVLVRVDFNVPLDDKQNITDDRRIRAALPTIKKILEDGGMVIAYSHMGRPKGKHVPKLSLRPTAKRLSELLGSEVGFAEDCIGPEAANVVEKMKDGDCLLLENLRFHPQEQKNDPEFAGKLASLGDIFVNDAFGTAHRAHASTEGITRHFNQSVAGFLMEKELKYLGEALDEPERPFAAILGGAKISGKIDVIASLMDKVDILLIGGGMVFTFAKVMGYAIGNSLVEEDKVDLAREIIEKAKASQADLVFPSDVVIATEISDNAETQIVDIDKIPDGMMGLDIGPESIKFFSEKLDGAKTIVWNGPMGVFEHAPFAEGTLAVARLLAKLTADGATTIVGGGDSAAAVAKAGLQDKLSHISTGGGASLEFLEGKVLPGVAALTGQAKVGAVRSCVKSS; this is translated from the coding sequence ATGAACAAAGTAACTGTGGCTGATATTAATTTCCGCTCACGCCGAGTATTGGTACGGGTGGATTTCAATGTTCCCCTTGATGACAAACAGAACATCACCGATGACCGGCGTATCCGCGCCGCACTACCAACCATCAAGAAGATTCTTGAAGATGGCGGGATGGTGATCGCCTATTCCCATATGGGCCGTCCCAAGGGGAAACATGTCCCGAAGTTATCCCTGCGTCCGACTGCCAAACGGCTGTCGGAATTGCTGGGAAGCGAAGTAGGGTTTGCCGAAGATTGCATCGGTCCCGAAGCGGCGAACGTTGTTGAAAAAATGAAGGATGGCGATTGTCTCCTTTTGGAGAATCTCCGTTTTCATCCCCAGGAACAAAAAAACGATCCGGAGTTTGCCGGAAAACTGGCCTCACTGGGAGACATCTTCGTTAACGATGCCTTTGGCACTGCCCACCGTGCTCATGCCTCAACCGAGGGCATAACAAGACATTTCAACCAGTCTGTGGCTGGCTTCCTCATGGAGAAGGAGCTGAAGTATCTGGGTGAAGCTCTGGACGAACCGGAACGACCCTTTGCGGCGATTCTTGGGGGAGCCAAAATCTCCGGCAAGATTGATGTCATCGCAAGCCTGATGGACAAAGTAGACATACTGCTTATTGGCGGTGGCATGGTTTTCACGTTCGCCAAGGTGATGGGCTACGCTATCGGCAACTCACTGGTTGAAGAAGACAAGGTTGACCTTGCGAGGGAGATCATCGAGAAAGCCAAAGCGTCACAGGCGGACCTTGTATTTCCATCTGACGTAGTTATTGCGACCGAGATTTCCGACAATGCGGAGACTCAAATCGTGGATATCGACAAGATTCCCGACGGAATGATGGGGCTGGATATCGGACCAGAGTCGATCAAGTTCTTTTCCGAGAAATTGGACGGTGCTAAGACAATCGTCTGGAACGGCCCGATGGGTGTTTTTGAGCACGCTCCATTTGCCGAAGGAACACTGGCCGTCGCCAGGTTACTGGCCAAGTTGACTGCAGACGGCGCGACTACAATTGTGGGTGGAGGTGATTCTGCCGCCGCTGTGGCCAAAGCCGGTCTTCAAGACAAGCTGAGTCACATATCTACCGGCGGTGGGGCGTCACTGGAATTCCTCGAAGGCAAAGTTCTGCCGGGTGTTGCAGCTCTGACAGGGCAAGCTAAAGTAGGAGCAGTGAGATCATGCGTCAAATCATCATAG